In Betta splendens chromosome 22, fBetSpl5.4, whole genome shotgun sequence, the following proteins share a genomic window:
- the LOC114850785 gene encoding uncharacterized protein LOC114850785 isoform X4, with the protein MLLAAALEVESQQVPSSASTPVPVDDLDLSSSGDSGVAVRPRTRAAAAAEGCPKPSRPISGSELLPHSWRQTLPEEQQDWVGRALFTRNARGQRVLTTDLRLWWYPPGARPLYTQTPASSHAFFQRPFFLWLPYKMWACRLVCPSCDTKLTGAGLHKTVRRVLDRDGWYFMGTECLECRSCGKKMAAWVPDIINQLDPGHRNQFPAVLTYKLSCHKSVISQMRQRTLGNSATRLRKQLMEDHTETWMSCTATYLGVLKKLGVAGAAVKPVTVPPLHPVPTVGWLLSVFVRDALSRLEATKARVTSIFGNILKMDSTKKMTSKLAGKAAGTAAWVTNVGNEYGQVLMSVLTAAEGDGLLPMAAGLMRRYREAQVAPPAVLYVDRDCCSLTGRTGTSAMFSEWDQLVVRLDVWHLMRRFARGVTTESHQLYPQFMARLSYAIYLWDQDDLALLEKAKRAEEGRDSFIRLSAKELARHCRRYTRGAAETERLIQELLDQFWDLRNDLGVVLIDHERMEAIWSVQRRHLSCIQDPPGVALYTKTGELTKGGIRLPVYRCARGSTSLESFHLHLNRFIPGTSASALHFQVYLLEGLVRWNEDRGRASVEGAQRLVPRCYDALLQDYLKQLTQEFMGMTLVETYTQPGEYTGELIGVEYLFSQTGAVLEDLGRDPDAPDGLDEADVEVVDDDEGEEDEGFGELQDMQFLHDQPTPSASADTDPVSREESAVETGMDVAEGDGPDALGPDGRSGYQHVTALAHALVELRHHTYATQLKAREIIALWEKLLDHDKEPVAFPPRHQERLVTGRFKSSRSSSIAGVDSVQRSFLGKGAGAAQSPKVSRLVEAIFLELCDVHSEGRSLGGVRVSRWASVLRDYNTIRDVVVSCPTLMTNTSIHLYNVNQKTLLQWHTERSKGMSTTFLLSTVPGPGGPASGTQGVPSQSLKVNPVLPQRPLQHPQTEDTSGLATTHRGPVAPALYDLIVSAAMASEASAATITASPDTITTTTHHAISITAAAPAAAAAAAPAAAAAAAPAAAPAPAPAPAPAPAPAPAAAPAPAPAPAPAPAAAAAAAAAAAAAAVPRSTAWQRRIREEELRRQRERGLPLKERKIFTHFRCGRCGQPKTKQYGHSRYRGEFFCATSEGRSVDDWLKEKRRLDPKCVTLWGAGRSPIKAAWMRLLV; encoded by the exons AtgctcctggctgctgcctTGGAGGTGGAGAGTCAGC AGGTCCCATCTTCAGCCTCCACTCCTGTGCCAGTCGATGACCTGGACCTGTCTTCCAGTGGTGACAGCGGCGTCGCCGTGCGGCCCAggaccagagctgcagccgcagctgAGGGCTGTCCTAAACCCTCGCGACCAATTAGTGGCTCAGag ctgctgcctcacagctggaggcagactctgccggaggagcagcaggactggGTGGGCCGGGCTCTGTTCACCAGGAACGCCAGGGGCCAGCGTGTCCTCACCACCGACCTTCGCCTCTGGTGGTACCCTCCCGGAGCCCGGCCCCTCTACACCCAGACCCCTGCATCGTCCCACGCCTTCTTCCAGAGGCCGTTCTTCCTGTGGCTGCCCTACAAGATGTGGGCGTGCAGGCTTGTGTGCCCCAGCTGTGACACGAAGCTGACCGGCGCAGGACTGCACAAGACGGTGCGCAGGGTTCTGGACAGGGACGGCTGGTACTTTATGGGCACAGAGTGCCTGGAATGTCGTTCCTGTGGGAAGAAGATGGCCGCCTGGGTCCCGGACATCATCAATCAGTTGGACCCGGGTCACCGGAATCAATTCCCGGCTGTACTCACCTACAA GCTGTCCTGCCACAAGTCGGTGATCTCGCAGATGAGGCAGCGGACTTTGGGCAACAGTGCGACCCGCCTTCGcaaacagctgatggaggacCACACAGAGACCTGGATGTCCTGCACTGCAACGTACCTCGGGGTGCTGAAGAAGCTGGGCGTAGCGGGTGCAGCAGTCAAGCCGGTGACTGTCCCACCCCTGCACCCGGTGCCCACCGTGGGCTGGCTCCTCTCCGTCTTTGTCAGGGACGCCCTGTCTAGGCTGGAGGCGACCAAGGCCAGGGTCACGTCTATCTTCGGCAACATTCTGAAGATGGATTCTACAAAGAAG ATGACCTCCAAGCTGGCTGGCAAAGCTGCGGGCACTGCAGCGTGGGTGACAAACGTGGGCAACGAGTACGgacag GTGCTCATGTCCGTCCTCACGGCTGCAGAGGGGGATGGGCTTTTGCCCATGGCCGCAGGGCTGATGCGGCGGTACCGAGAAGCCCAGGTGGCCCCTCCAGCGGTGCTGTACGTGGACCGTGACTGCTGCTCCCTCACTGGACGGACGGGCACATCCGCCATGTTCTCCGAGTGGGACCAGCTGGTGGTGAGGCTGGACGTGTGGCACCTCATGCGACGCTTTGCCAGAGGTGTCACCACTGAGAGCCACCAGCTGTACCCTCAGTTCATGGCGCGGCTGTCCTACGCCATCTACCTGTGGGACCAGGAcgacctggctctgctggagaaggCCAAGCGCGCAGAGGAGGGCAGAGATTCCTTCATCCGTCTCTCTGCCAAGGAGCTGGCGCGTCACTGCCGCCGCTACACGCGCGGCGCGGCAGAGACGGAGAGGCTGATCCAGGAGCTCCTGGATCAGTTCTGGGACCTGCGAAACGATCTGGGCGTCGTCCTCATAGATCATGAAAGGATGGAGGCGATTTGGAGCGTGCAGCGTCGTCACCTGAGCTGCATCCAGGATCCCCCGGGAGTGGCGCTCTACACTAAGACGGGGGAGCTGACCAAGGGAGGGATCCGGCTCCCCGTCTACCGCTGCGCCCGAGGATCCACTTCACTGGAGTCCTTCCACCTTCACCTGAACCGCTTCATACCTG GCACGTCAGCCAGTGCCCTGCACTTTCAGGTGTACTTGCTGGAGGGCCTGGTACGATGGAATGAAGACCGCGGCAGAGCTTCAGTGGAAGGAGCCCAGAGGCTGGTCCCGCGCTGCTACGATGCCCTGCTGCAGGATTACCTCAAGCAGCTGACCCAAGAGTTTATGGGTATGACGCTGGTGGAGACATACACCCAGCCTGGAGAGTACACAG GTGAGCTGATTGGGGTGGAGTACCTGTTTTCCCAGACGGGTGCCGTGCTGGAGGATTTGGGCCGGGATCCAGACGCTCCCGACGGCCTGGATGAGGCTGACGTGGAGGttgtggatgatgatgagggggaggaggacgaggggttTGGGGAGCTTCAGGACATGCAGTTTCTGCATGACCAGCCGacaccttcagcttcagctgacaCCGACCCCGTCTCACGGGAAGAATCCGCTGTGGAGACGGGAATGGATGTCGCAGAGGGTGACGGCCCT GATGCACTTGGCCCAGATGGGCGTAGCGGGTACCAGCACGTCACCGCTCTGGCCCACGCCCTAGTAGAGCTGCGTCATCACACGTATGCGACACAGCTAAAGGCCAGAGAGATCATCGCCttgtgggagaagctgctggatcaTGACAAGGAACCAGTTGCCTTCCCCCCGCGCCACCAGGAGCGGTTGGTGACAGGCAGGTTTAAGAGCTCGCGGTCAAGCAGCATTGCCGGCGTGGACAGCGTGCAGCG TTCCTTTCTAGGCAAAGGTGCgggcgctgctcagtcccctaAGGTCagcaggctggtggaggccatcTTCCTGGAGCTGTGTGACGTCCACAGTGAGGGACGTTCACTGGGCGGGGTCCGGGTCAGTCGCTGGGCTTCCGTCCTGAGGGACTACAACACCATCCGGGACGTTGTAGTCAGCTGCCCCACGCTGATGACCAACACCTCCATCCACCTCTACAACGTCAACCAGAAGACGCTCCTGCAGTG gcacacagagaggagcaagGGAATGAgcaccaccttcctcctcagtACTGTCCCCGGACCAGGCGGACCTGCTTCTGGTACTCAGGGTGTCCCATCACAGTCTCTGAAGGTGAACCCTGTGCTACCTCAGAGGCCGTTGCAGCACCCACAAACTGAAGACACCTCAGGGCTGGCAACCACACACCGTGGGCCTGTGGCACCGGCCCTGTATGACCTGATTGTCTCTGCTGCCATGGCTTCTGAAGCATCAGCTGCCACCATCACTGCTTCACCAGACACAATCACCACTACCACCCACCATGCCATCTCCATCAccgctgctgcacctgctgctgctgctgctgctgctcctgctgctgctgctgctgctgctcctgctgctgctcctgctcctgctcctgctcctgctcctgctcctgctcctgctcctgctgctgctcctgctcctgctcctgctcctgctcctgctcctgctgccgccgccgccgccgccgccgccgccgccgccgctgctgttccTCGCTCCACAGCCTGGCAGAGGAGGAttagagaggaggagctgcgtcgTCAGCGAGAAAGGGGTCTCCCTCTTAAAGAGAGGAAGATCTTTACACACTTCCGCTGTGGCCGCTGTGGTCAGCCCAAGACCAAACAGTATGGCCACAGCCGTTACAGGGGAGAGTTCTTCTGTGCCACATCGGAGGGTCGCTCTGTGGATGACTGGTTGAAAGAGAAGAGACGACTGGACCCGAAAT GTGTGACTCTGTGGGGGGCAGGTAGGAGCCCCATAAAGGCTGCCTGGATGAGGCTGTTGGTCTAG
- the LOC114850785 gene encoding uncharacterized protein LOC114850785 isoform X2, translating to MEHVFNLSLKLRVVPQLCKTSCVVPVPKTPHAKDPSSFRPAALTSHLMKTLERLVLGHLRSAVGTYLDPLQFAYRHGIRADDAVIFLLHRALSHLEKPGSTVRIMFFDFSSAFNTIQPVPCILQGGGDPHCFQLLLSQYEIQFGQYRGQTFKWLLSHDVGYAVSLLASHQKERESGDTSSSPLMANKDALTSYSKLFPEVMSAVEGCRATEGSKSVRSQDKKLVEFGPHGAMTYASMYEATGKEVETYVQWLRKKKCIPGSNLHALKTYILGRDQEKNQHPSQQPQCPPSDKVPSSASTPVPVDDLDLSSSGDSGVAVRPRTRAAAAAEGCPKPSRPISGSELLPHSWRQTLPEEQQDWVGRALFTRNARGQRVLTTDLRLWWYPPGARPLYTQTPASSHAFFQRPFFLWLPYKMWACRLVCPSCDTKLTGAGLHKTVRRVLDRDGWYFMGTECLECRSCGKKMAAWVPDIINQLDPGHRNQFPAVLTYKLSCHKSVISQMRQRTLGNSATRLRKQLMEDHTETWMSCTATYLGVLKKLGVAGAAVKPVTVPPLHPVPTVGWLLSVFVRDALSRLEATKARVTSIFGNILKMDSTKKMTSKLAGKAAGTAAWVTNVGNEYGQVLMSVLTAAEGDGLLPMAAGLMRRYREAQVAPPAVLYVDRDCCSLTGRTGTSAMFSEWDQLVVRLDVWHLMRRFARGVTTESHQLYPQFMARLSYAIYLWDQDDLALLEKAKRAEEGRDSFIRLSAKELARHCRRYTRGAAETERLIQELLDQFWDLRNDLGVVLIDHERMEAIWSVQRRHLSCIQDPPGVALYTKTGELTKGGIRLPVYRCARGSTSLESFHLHLNRFIPGTSASALHFQVYLLEGLVRWNEDRGRASVEGAQRLVPRCYDALLQDYLKQLTQEFMGMTLVETYTQPGEYTGELIGVEYLFSQTGAVLEDLGRDPDAPDGLDEADVEVVDDDEGEEDEGFGELQDMQFLHDQPTPSASADTDPVSREESAVETGMDVAEGDGPDALGPDGRSGYQHVTALAHALVELRHHTYATQLKAREIIALWEKLLDHDKEPVAFPPRHQERLVTGRFKSSRSSSIAGVDSVQRSFLGKGAGAAQSPKVSRLVEAIFLELCDVHSEGRSLGGVRVSRWASVLRDYNTIRDVVVSCPTLMTNTSIHLYNVNQKTLLQWHTERSKGMSTTFLLSTVPGPGGPASGTQGVPSQSLKVNPVLPQRPLQHPQTEDTSGLATTHRGPVAPALYDLIVSAAMASEASAATITASPDTITTTTHHAISITAAAPAAAAAAAPAAAAAAAPAAAPAPAPAPAPAPAPAPAAAPAPAPAPAPAPAAAAAAAAAAAAAAVPRSTAWQRRIREEELRRQRERGLPLKERKIFTHFRCGRCGQPKTKQYGHSRYRGEFFCATSEGRSVDDWLKEKRRLDPKYQQPPR from the exons atggagcatgtcttcaacctgagcctcaagctgagggtggtaccacagctctgcaagacctcctgcgtggtaccagtgcccaagacaccacACGctaaagaccccagcagcttcagaccagcggctctgacatcacacctgatgaagacattggagagactggtcctgggtcacctccgctctgcagtgggaacctacctggacccgctgcagttcgcctaccgacacggcataagagcagacgacgccgtcatcttcctcctacatcgagctctttctcacctagagaagcccggcagcactgtgaggatcatgttctttgacttctccagtgccttcaacaccatccagccggtgcctTGCATTctgcaaggaggaggagatccccactgcttccagctgcttctcagcCAATATGAGATCCAGTTTGGGCAGTACCGGGGACAGACCTTCAAGTGGCTCCTGAGTCACGACGTGGGCTACGCTGTGTCCCTGCTGGCCTCACACCAGAAGGAGCGGGAGAGTGGTGACACATCCAGCTCACCACTTATGGCCAACAAG GATGCCCTCACCTCCTACAGCAAGCTGTTCCCAGAGGTGATGTCAGCCGTGGAGGGATGCCGTGCCACGGAGGGTTCCAAGTCTGTCCGGAGCCAAGACAAGAAGTTGGTGGAGTTCGGCCCCCACGGAGCCATGACCTACGCCTCCATGTACGAGGCCACGGGGAAAGAGGTTGAGAC ctACGTGCAGtggctgaggaagaagaagtgcATCCCAGGCAGCAACCTGCATGCTTTAAAGACCTACATACTGGGCCGGGACCAGGAGAAGAACCAGCATccctcccagcagccccagtGCCCACCATCTGACA AGGTCCCATCTTCAGCCTCCACTCCTGTGCCAGTCGATGACCTGGACCTGTCTTCCAGTGGTGACAGCGGCGTCGCCGTGCGGCCCAggaccagagctgcagccgcagctgAGGGCTGTCCTAAACCCTCGCGACCAATTAGTGGCTCAGag ctgctgcctcacagctggaggcagactctgccggaggagcagcaggactggGTGGGCCGGGCTCTGTTCACCAGGAACGCCAGGGGCCAGCGTGTCCTCACCACCGACCTTCGCCTCTGGTGGTACCCTCCCGGAGCCCGGCCCCTCTACACCCAGACCCCTGCATCGTCCCACGCCTTCTTCCAGAGGCCGTTCTTCCTGTGGCTGCCCTACAAGATGTGGGCGTGCAGGCTTGTGTGCCCCAGCTGTGACACGAAGCTGACCGGCGCAGGACTGCACAAGACGGTGCGCAGGGTTCTGGACAGGGACGGCTGGTACTTTATGGGCACAGAGTGCCTGGAATGTCGTTCCTGTGGGAAGAAGATGGCCGCCTGGGTCCCGGACATCATCAATCAGTTGGACCCGGGTCACCGGAATCAATTCCCGGCTGTACTCACCTACAA GCTGTCCTGCCACAAGTCGGTGATCTCGCAGATGAGGCAGCGGACTTTGGGCAACAGTGCGACCCGCCTTCGcaaacagctgatggaggacCACACAGAGACCTGGATGTCCTGCACTGCAACGTACCTCGGGGTGCTGAAGAAGCTGGGCGTAGCGGGTGCAGCAGTCAAGCCGGTGACTGTCCCACCCCTGCACCCGGTGCCCACCGTGGGCTGGCTCCTCTCCGTCTTTGTCAGGGACGCCCTGTCTAGGCTGGAGGCGACCAAGGCCAGGGTCACGTCTATCTTCGGCAACATTCTGAAGATGGATTCTACAAAGAAG ATGACCTCCAAGCTGGCTGGCAAAGCTGCGGGCACTGCAGCGTGGGTGACAAACGTGGGCAACGAGTACGgacag GTGCTCATGTCCGTCCTCACGGCTGCAGAGGGGGATGGGCTTTTGCCCATGGCCGCAGGGCTGATGCGGCGGTACCGAGAAGCCCAGGTGGCCCCTCCAGCGGTGCTGTACGTGGACCGTGACTGCTGCTCCCTCACTGGACGGACGGGCACATCCGCCATGTTCTCCGAGTGGGACCAGCTGGTGGTGAGGCTGGACGTGTGGCACCTCATGCGACGCTTTGCCAGAGGTGTCACCACTGAGAGCCACCAGCTGTACCCTCAGTTCATGGCGCGGCTGTCCTACGCCATCTACCTGTGGGACCAGGAcgacctggctctgctggagaaggCCAAGCGCGCAGAGGAGGGCAGAGATTCCTTCATCCGTCTCTCTGCCAAGGAGCTGGCGCGTCACTGCCGCCGCTACACGCGCGGCGCGGCAGAGACGGAGAGGCTGATCCAGGAGCTCCTGGATCAGTTCTGGGACCTGCGAAACGATCTGGGCGTCGTCCTCATAGATCATGAAAGGATGGAGGCGATTTGGAGCGTGCAGCGTCGTCACCTGAGCTGCATCCAGGATCCCCCGGGAGTGGCGCTCTACACTAAGACGGGGGAGCTGACCAAGGGAGGGATCCGGCTCCCCGTCTACCGCTGCGCCCGAGGATCCACTTCACTGGAGTCCTTCCACCTTCACCTGAACCGCTTCATACCTG GCACGTCAGCCAGTGCCCTGCACTTTCAGGTGTACTTGCTGGAGGGCCTGGTACGATGGAATGAAGACCGCGGCAGAGCTTCAGTGGAAGGAGCCCAGAGGCTGGTCCCGCGCTGCTACGATGCCCTGCTGCAGGATTACCTCAAGCAGCTGACCCAAGAGTTTATGGGTATGACGCTGGTGGAGACATACACCCAGCCTGGAGAGTACACAG GTGAGCTGATTGGGGTGGAGTACCTGTTTTCCCAGACGGGTGCCGTGCTGGAGGATTTGGGCCGGGATCCAGACGCTCCCGACGGCCTGGATGAGGCTGACGTGGAGGttgtggatgatgatgagggggaggaggacgaggggttTGGGGAGCTTCAGGACATGCAGTTTCTGCATGACCAGCCGacaccttcagcttcagctgacaCCGACCCCGTCTCACGGGAAGAATCCGCTGTGGAGACGGGAATGGATGTCGCAGAGGGTGACGGCCCT GATGCACTTGGCCCAGATGGGCGTAGCGGGTACCAGCACGTCACCGCTCTGGCCCACGCCCTAGTAGAGCTGCGTCATCACACGTATGCGACACAGCTAAAGGCCAGAGAGATCATCGCCttgtgggagaagctgctggatcaTGACAAGGAACCAGTTGCCTTCCCCCCGCGCCACCAGGAGCGGTTGGTGACAGGCAGGTTTAAGAGCTCGCGGTCAAGCAGCATTGCCGGCGTGGACAGCGTGCAGCG TTCCTTTCTAGGCAAAGGTGCgggcgctgctcagtcccctaAGGTCagcaggctggtggaggccatcTTCCTGGAGCTGTGTGACGTCCACAGTGAGGGACGTTCACTGGGCGGGGTCCGGGTCAGTCGCTGGGCTTCCGTCCTGAGGGACTACAACACCATCCGGGACGTTGTAGTCAGCTGCCCCACGCTGATGACCAACACCTCCATCCACCTCTACAACGTCAACCAGAAGACGCTCCTGCAGTG gcacacagagaggagcaagGGAATGAgcaccaccttcctcctcagtACTGTCCCCGGACCAGGCGGACCTGCTTCTGGTACTCAGGGTGTCCCATCACAGTCTCTGAAGGTGAACCCTGTGCTACCTCAGAGGCCGTTGCAGCACCCACAAACTGAAGACACCTCAGGGCTGGCAACCACACACCGTGGGCCTGTGGCACCGGCCCTGTATGACCTGATTGTCTCTGCTGCCATGGCTTCTGAAGCATCAGCTGCCACCATCACTGCTTCACCAGACACAATCACCACTACCACCCACCATGCCATCTCCATCAccgctgctgcacctgctgctgctgctgctgctgctcctgctgctgctgctgctgctgctcctgctgctgctcctgctcctgctcctgctcctgctcctgctcctgctcctgctcctgctgctgctcctgctcctgctcctgctcctgctcctgctcctgctgccgccgccgccgccgccgccgccgccgccgccgctgctgttccTCGCTCCACAGCCTGGCAGAGGAGGAttagagaggaggagctgcgtcgTCAGCGAGAAAGGGGTCTCCCTCTTAAAGAGAGGAAGATCTTTACACACTTCCGCTGTGGCCGCTGTGGTCAGCCCAAGACCAAACAGTATGGCCACAGCCGTTACAGGGGAGAGTTCTTCTGTGCCACATCGGAGGGTCGCTCTGTGGATGACTGGTTGAAAGAGAAGAGACGACTGGACCCGAAAT ACCAGCAGCCGCCCAGGTGA